The Rhizobium sp. CCGE531 genomic sequence GGCCGCCGTCGGCCGGCCTGAGATGGTGAAGGCCGACTGGGTGAAGCCGGGCGCGACGGTCATCGATGTCGGCATCAACCGCATCGATGCACCTGAGCGCGGCGAGGGCAAGAGCCGGCTGGTGGGCGATGTCGCCTATGCCGAGGCCTCCGATGTCGCTGCCGCCATCACGCCGGTTCCGGGCGGTGTCGGCCCGATGACGATCGCCATGCTGATGGCCAATACCGTCATTGCAGCCCACCGCGCCGCAGGAAAGAAACCGCCGAAGTTTTGAACCAAATCAATCGGCCGGCGCGACGCCGGTCGATGCGCGCACGATCAATTCGGCCTTCCATAGTTCCTGGGCCGGAAACGTCTCCGTATGCTTGATTTCGCCGATCAGTCGCTCGGCGATGCGCACGCCCGCAGCACGCAGCGACGAGCGGGTCGTCGTCAGCGGCACGGTGAAGCTTTCCGGCTTCAAAAGCGTCAGCACGTCGTCATGGGCGATGAGTGAAATATCCTCACCCAGCTTGAGCCTAGCCTGGTTGATGGCGCGAACGGCGCCAAGCGCCAGCACGGTACTGGAGCAGAGCACCGCCGTCGGACGCTTTTCCTTCTCCATCTGCAGGATGCGTTCCATGGCGAACAGGCCCTGCTCGTCGGTCATCGGCGAGTGGCTGGTGCAGGCCTCATCGAGCGCCAGGCCACGTTCGGCAAGGGCCGCTTCCATGCCGTTCTTCCGGCGAATGGCGAAGTCGAGATAGATCGGGCCGTTCAACAGGGCGAAGCGCCGATGTCCGAGCTGCAGCAACAGCTTCGTGGCATCATAGAAGGCGGCTTCGTTGTCGATGTCGAGGAAGGGATAATCCGGTTCGGAGCCGATCGAGCGTCCATGCACGAGGAAAGGCATGGACAGAGACTTCAGCATTTCCAGGCGCGGATCATGGCCACGCATATAATTGACGAAGAGAGCATCGACATTACCGCTGGCCGCGAGCCGTCTTAACGCGCCGACCTCATCATTCGGATCCGCGGGCGTCAGCACGAAATGGAAATCGTGCCGCAGGGCCTCTTCGCCGAGACCGGTCAGGAACTCCGAGAAATGCGCGTCGGAGGAATTGCCGGGTGAAGTCGGCATGACAAGCCCGATCGAGCCCGCCTTGCCGGTCGCAAGTCTTTGAGCTGCCTTATTGGGACGATAGCCGGTTTCCCGAACCGCTTTGAGAACGCGCTCGCGTGTCTCGCGATTAACCTCCGGATATCCGTTCAATGCCCGGCTGACTGTCGTCTGCGACAGCCCGAGCATTTGCGATAGCTGCTTCAGATTCACGAATTTCGGCTCCTCCAATTCCAGACTGCTCGGCTGCCAGCACACCTCCCGAATATCGCCAGCATCCAAAGCGCTTTTAATATGTAGCAGGCGATGCGCTCGAGACAAGATAAATAGCAAAATATCGCCTCCTATTTTATGCTGCAGCGCGAGATATGCCGTGAATATTAGCCCGAAATTGAAAATCGCTTGACTTTCTCCCGCTCCCAATGGATGAGAGATGTAGCCAAAGCGCTTTGAGGAATGGGGCGCGCAGCACAAAATTGTGTTTGGGCTCATGGGTTTCGTTATTTGGGAGGACAACCGCATGAAAAAGATGTTTCTGATGACCGTCGCTGCCGCCGCCTTGGTGGCCGGTACGGCGATGGCGGCCGATCTGAAGTTCCAGCCCGGCCAGGACTCCAAGTTCAACTGGAAGAGCTATGACGACTTCAAGACGGCGCATGCCGACCTGAAGGGCGAGACGCTGACCATCTTCGGCCCCTGGCGCGGCGAGGACGAAGCCCTTTTCACCAGCGTCTTGAACTACTTCACCGAAGCGACCGGCGTGAACGCCAAATATTCGTCCTCGGAAAATTACGAGCAGCAGATCGTCATCGATACGCAGGCCGGTTCGCCGCCGAACGTCGCCATCCTCCCGCAGCCGGGCCTTCTCGCCAACCTCGCCAGCAAGGGCTATCTGACGCCGCTCGGCGATGATCTCGCGAGCTGGGTCAAGACGAACTACGGCGCCGGCGACA encodes the following:
- a CDS encoding substrate-binding domain-containing protein; amino-acid sequence: MNLKQLSQMLGLSQTTVSRALNGYPEVNRETRERVLKAVRETGYRPNKAAQRLATGKAGSIGLVMPTSPGNSSDAHFSEFLTGLGEEALRHDFHFVLTPADPNDEVGALRRLAASGNVDALFVNYMRGHDPRLEMLKSLSMPFLVHGRSIGSEPDYPFLDIDNEAAFYDATKLLLQLGHRRFALLNGPIYLDFAIRRKNGMEAALAERGLALDEACTSHSPMTDEQGLFAMERILQMEKEKRPTAVLCSSTVLALGAVRAINQARLKLGEDISLIAHDDVLTLLKPESFTVPLTTTRSSLRAAGVRIAERLIGEIKHTETFPAQELWKAELIVRASTGVAPAD